AGGAGTTTGAAGCCCTGTTTGTCCGCGAATTACCCGGCGGAGAGAAGAGTCTTGTAGAGCGTCCCAATGGAGACTGTGTTTTTCTGGACCTCTACAGCCGACGATGTCTGGTGTACGAAGTCCGTCCGCGGCAATGCCGGTCATTCCCTTTTTGGCCCTCTCAATTACGGAGCGAGCGAGATTGGGAGAAGGTATGCCGCACTTGCCCCGGTTGCGGACGGGGAAGGCTCTACTCCCGGGAGGAGATTGAGCAGTGGGCGAGCCTCATCGATATCTAACGCCTCAGGTTTGCTATGTCGATTGGTGTAAATTAGTTAATTGCGGCACTTTGCGAGGTTCGCGCGGGCTTTGGAACACGGCCCAATCGGTTCGGATTTTTGCCACTATTTTTTCGGGAAGATTTACAACCCGCGCTGGCAGTTGTCGCCACCGCGTTCTTGTCGTGATCGCGTGTCGTCTGACATCGGCGGGATCGAGCCATCCAGCTTCCCGTTGCCCCATCGCAGTCGCGGGGAATTTTCAATCTGGTTAGAGTTTTCCGAAGTTTGCGCCGATAATGATTTTGAGCAGAGAAGCGGCAACCATGCCCGACGCAGTAGCTCCACGTGCGACTCAAATGCGTTGGTATCTCGCCATCGAGGTTAAGACAGTGCCCGGCAGCGTCCACTTGGAACCGCCAAGGCGTGCCTCCAGGACGGATTGAGGTTAGCTTCGGGAAAATCGGGGGCTTGACACTAGTTTCGCTCTGGCCTAATGTTACAACTGGCTGGTAGCAACACGAAACGGCGTGGAAGCGATTTGACCGGAGCTAATCGGAGGAGCCAATTGTGACTAAGCGAGATATCGTGCGACAGATTGCGGAGGAACTAGGACTCCCCCAGTCGCAGACGCGAGAGGTTGTTCAGCGCACATTTGACGCCATCATCGATATCCTGACGACGGAACACAAAATTGAGCTGAGAAACTTCGGGGTTTTCAAGATTAAGCTGCGAAAATCGCGACGAGCGATGAATCCGAAGAAAAAAACGGAGATTCGGGTCCCAGAGAAGTTTGTGGTCCGCTTTAAACCCGGCAAGGAGTTGAGAAAACGACTGGAGGCGATGTCGAAAAAGCTCAAATCCGCGACTAAGGAAAGCGTTCCCAGGACGCCCGCCTGATGCAGTGGGGCCAGTCCGAGGGCAGTTATTGGGAAAAACGGGCTTGAAGCAATGGAAATATGACCAGGATGGATAAATGGGGCTGAGTGGGGGTTGCGAGGGTTGGATCTGATTTTTGAATGATAACAAACACCGCAGGCAAGGGAAAACAAATTAGCCGCGACCACGGTCTTCAGAGGGCCAAATCTGGATTTTGGTGCAACGGAGTGCGCCTTATGCAAAAGCTTGTTCTCGCTGTGATTTCCTGTCTTTTGCTGACGATGGCTGTCGGGTGTGTGGTGCCGATCTACTCGGCCGACCCGGACCGGAGAGTCCAGCAGTTGATCTACACGTCTGAGGACTTGCGGTTGCTGCTGGATGAATGGGAACGGGCGTGGATGCTGGACCATCCCGACCATATGACGCCGTACCGTACCCACGGCGGTATTATCTGAACCGATGTTGATCCATACGAACCGCCGGATAACCGATCGGCTGGTGGGTTGCTGGTCCGCCCAGGATGGGCCGTCAGAGCCGGGGGAAGCCGGTAACCAAATGTTGCTTTGACGGCTGGCCGGCCCTGCCGTTACAGCCGGCCGGAGTTCCGGATGTTCGTCGGGTTGACGTTTCGGGAACAGAACCACGATGGTGTAGTTTTATTGATGGCGCGCCCTGCACCGCGCGGGAGTCAGCATAAGCGATAGGACCGGCGATGAAGTTGGTCCTATCGCTTTTTCGCTTTTCCAATCCCGCACGCATGACGTCGCCTTGGCGGCGCTCCGATCGAGTCCAAGCGGCATCACGAAGGCCTGTGCGAGAAACCGACTCGAAATTAAGTGCGATGCCGAAATCGGAACGCAGTTCCGGCCTTTGACAGAAGCCGATCTCCCGCCGAGGCGAGCATTGTCGCAAACCGCCGAAGTAAAGCCAGCCCGCGTTGTTAGCTCGTCCGCGGTGTAATAGATTGAAAAGAATCGGACGCAGCCTGCACGTCCCGATGGCTTGTCGGCAAGCCGTCGGACTCCGTGTTTTTCTCGCATATTTTCGCCTGGGTTGAGTGTGACATTGATGGAACCGGACCTCAGTATCGAGATAGGTGGCTTGAGGCTGAAGAATCCTGTGATGCTGGCCTCGGGCACCTTCGGGAACGCCGTTGATTGTTACGCGTTCGCTGACCTGAACCGATTAGGCGCTATCATCCCGAAGACGGTGACTCTGTCCCCAAGAATAGGGAACATTCCACCCCGGACCGTGGAGACGGCGGCTGGGCTTTTGAACTCCATTGGTCTCGACAACGAGGGACTCGAGGGGTTTCGCACCCGTCTGTGGGGCAGATTATCCTCCCTTAAATGTCCGGTGATCGTGAGCATCGCGGGAAAAGCCGACGGAGAATTCGTGGAGCTTGCCCAGGCTATTGGTGAATTGGAAGGGGTTAAGGCGATTGAGCTGAACCTCTCCTGCCCCAATGTGGCGGGAGGAATTGATTTTGCGACCGATCCGGCCCGCTGTGCCGCGGTGGTGGCGGCCGTCCGACGAGTTTACGACGGGCCAATCCTTGCCAAACTGACCCCCAATGTGACTGATGTGGCGGCGGTAGCCAGAGCGGCTGAAAGCGCGGGAGCCTCGGCCATCACGGCGGTCAACACGCTGCTGGGAATGTCGGTGGACTGGCGTCGCCGAAGGTCGAGGCTGGGGCAAGTGTTTGGCGGTCTCAGTGGGCCGGCGATCAAACCGGTGGCCTTGCGGATTGTCTACCAGGTCGCCCAGGCGGTGAGCATCCCCGTGGTGGCGGCGGGGGGAATCACGACAGTGGACGATGCGATGGAGTTTTTCGTGGTCGGTGCCAGCGCGATTCAGGTGGGAACGGCTTCGTTTTATCGTCCAACCGCGGCTTGGGAAATTCTCGACGGTCTCCCTGGGGCGCTCATGGAACTGGGGGCACGTTCGTTGCGGGAGGTCGTGGGCAGCTTTGGTAGCCCGAGGATCTCCTGTGAAATTCAGTGTTAGCGACTGTTTCTGTGCTGAGATTGTTCAGGGCTTTTCCTGAGGTGGGCTCCGGGCTTTTTATTGAAACTGCTGACAGGGAAAATGATGAAGAGGGGGAGTGTTTTTAAGGTCGCTCGGGAAACACAGGCAGTTTCATCACTGCGAATGGATTGATACACACGGAGAAAGATGGGTCGAGAGATATGATCGTCGTTTCTGGCATTCAACCCACTGGCCGATTTCATTGGGGGAATTATTTTGGTGCCATCAAGCAATATGTTGAGCTGCAGGACCAGGCAGATGCCTCGTACTATTTCATTGCCAATCTCCATGCGCTGACGACCGTGCGCGATCCTGAGGTTCTGCGACGGAACACCATTGATGCCGCGATCGACCTTCTGGCTTTGGGGATCAATCCAGATCGGGCCACGCTCTTCGTCCAGTCCGACGTGCCGGAAGTGACCCAGCTCTGCTGGCTACTGATGACCTGCACCCCGATGGGACTTCTGGAGCGGTGTCACGCGTACAAGGACAAAAAAGCCAAGGGGCTACCGGCCGATGCCGGTCTGTTTACCTACCCGGTGTTGATGGCTGCCGACATCCTCGCCTACGATGCGGACACCGTTCCGGTCGGCGAGGACCAGATTCAGCACATTGAGGTGTGTCGGGACATTGCGGGAAGCTTCAATCATCTTTATGGCGAAGTCTTCGTGATGCCTCGCGCCAAAATCATGGAAAAGGCGGCCCGCGTGCCGGGGACGGACGGCGAAAAAATGTCCAAAAGCTACAACAACACGATCGGTATTTTTGATGATCCCAAGGTGGTGCGCAAAACCATCATGCGAATCGTCACGGATTCGCGTCCCATCCACGAACCGAAAGATCCGGAGACAGATCACCTCTTCCAGTTGTATTCCCTATTTGTGGGAGAAAAAGAGCGAGAAGCGATGGCGGCGCGCTATCGCGCAGGCGGATTCGGTTACGGAGAGGTCAAGCAGGCCCTGGCCGATGCCGCCGAGAAATACTTTGCAGAGGCTCGCGAGTACCGCAAAGAATTGGAAGCGAAGCCGCAGTTTGTTCGAGAAGTCCTGGGAGATGGGGCGGCGATGGCGCGCAAAAAGGCGGCGGAGGTTCTGGCGCGTGCGCAGGCAGCTTGTGGGATCAAGTATGCATGATATTGTGTGACCGGAGGATGCACAGGCTTTTGCACCAGCCGCGGTGAGTCCCCAAAGGGGCGCAATTGCGGCAGGACCGATTTTTTTCGATTTTTTGAGTTTTGGTTTCGATGAATGGCCGGTGACGACTTGGCTCATTCTGAGGAAACAGGATACCGCTAAGATTTATCGGCATTGATTGACTTGCATCGTCAGGACACCAGCAAGACTTGCAGCTGCTCAGAGTAGCGGCCATTTCTGGCCGTATGGAGTTCGATAATCGCCGACGATGAGGGTACTCGGGGTTGGCACAGACATCACCGAATGCCTCCGGATTGCCCGCATGATTGAAAGGCATGGGGAGGTGTTTTTGCAGCGGGTGTACACACCGGCGGAGATCGCCTATTGTCAGAGTCGCCGGCAGTCTGTGCAGCATTTCACGGGAAGGTGGGCAGCCAAAGAGGCCGTTTTGAAGGCGCTGGGAACTGGTTGGGTGAAAGGGATCAGTTGGCTGGATGTTGAGATTCTCAATCGGCCCGGTGGGCGGCCGGAGGTGATACTCCGGGACGGTGCCAAGGAGGTAGCAGACAAACTGGGTGTGAAGGAGGTTTGGATTTCGATTTCGCACTGCCGGAGCCATGCCACGGCATTTGCAATTGCCATGGGACCGGATTCAAAAAACGACATGAATGAGCCGTGAAGGAACGTTGAGGGTTACCAGCGGTTTAATAGGGCACCAGGGGAGACCTCGTCAGGTTTCACAGTAGAGGTACAAGAGCACACTTCCGGGAATGGCTATTCCGAGATTGGCAAGCCAGAACCCGGGAGGCGGAATGGCTCCGGAAGATGTCAGGCCATTGGCGAGCATGAGCAACGGGTAGTAAACGATCACAATGGGCAAGAACGACAAAAAGAATATCGCGAGGAAATTTTCACTGCGGCAGTACATAGCAAGGGGGCAACCGAGGAGCACGAAACACAGGCTGCTGAATCCGTTGGCCCACCGACGGTAGGGCTCTGTCTTGAGCTTGCGGCATTGGATTTTCAGTTGTTCCAGTTGATACTGCCAGGTCCTTTTCTGCTCGTCCGTGGCTTCGGCATGGCGGATGAGCATCTCAAGCTGGTGGGCGTCCTTTTCCAGTGTTTTCACTGCCTCCGGGATCTGCCACGTGGCAAGCCAGTCCCGATGGAGTGGTTCGATCGGTTTATCGAAGGGAATGAGCTGGGAATAAATATCAGACGCCCGCACCACCGCGGAATTTTCAATCCTGGCCTCCGGTTTGCGACACGTGATGATAAGGCCGCCCGCCTGGCGGTCCGTTGTCAGTTCGGCTTCCTCAGCGGAGAGCACGATGGCCGGCATATCAGGCTGGGTCTGGATCGTGATGAGAGGATTGATCAAGGTTTTCCCCTGCACATCCTTCACGACGATGGAGAACTTCGGAGATGTGTAACTCCGTCGCGTCCGCAGCATGCTGTAGGCAATCTGTTCAACCGACTCCACGACCACCCGGCGGGCTCCGGGCCGCCCCCACGTGGCCGCAACATCGTACATCCAAACGGTAAACAAACTGACAAAAAACGCGAACACAATGGTAGGCCGAACGGCGTGGATCGGAGACAGCCCCAGGGCACGGAGAGCGACGATCTCGTTGGCTCCCGACATGCGGCCCAGAACCTGACTGACAGAGAGGAGCACGGCAATCGGGATGGTGATTCCGAGAATTTCGGGCATCAGATAGGGCAACATGCGAACAATTAAGATAGGGGGCAGGCCACGGCTGATGCCCTCCCGAGCGCCAATCCCCAGCGCAAGCAGCAGCGTTAGGACCGTCAGGGCGGCCCCGAAGATTTTGAGTAGCTCGGTGGTAACATAGCGAGTAAAAACAGCCATGATGCGCGCAACAATATCAGGCCACTTTCTGGAATGTTGTTCTTTATCAAAAAGTGACGGTTTTGCCAAGGCGGCTTGGAATTGTCCCGTGGGTTCCGGGTTCCCCTCCTGGGAATGCTACGCAGATTCTGCGAGCGCGGCCCTGGTGAAGGTCGGCCCGCCTCGCGGCCAGAAACGATATCCGAGTGGGTTGACGTGGACTGGGGGTGAGGAAAGAGAAATGCCGTGCGGCAAAATGGGGACAGCAAGGGGATAAATCAAGCAATGTTGACACGGTGGCCAAGGGTGTTAGAATCCAGTTGAATCGCTCGGGCTGAGTATAACTTGCCTATCCTCGTGTGAGAGAGGCGGGCTGAAGACCCGCGATGAAGAGTTCGACGTGCGAGGTACCCGGGATGCGAAACAGACATCGCGGGTGTCCCGTTCTGTAATCTTCCAAAGAGGATTGTCTGTATGAAGTGCCAACGCTGCGATCGACCGGCGACCTACCATATCACGGAGTTGACGGGGCCAACCCCGGTAGAGGTGCACTTGTGCGAGCAGCACGCGCACGAATATTTGTCGGGGGGAAGCAAGGCCACTGTCGAAATGACCCAAGTGGCGGAGCAGGTGGCTCAGCACTATGCCAAACATATGGCGGTGGGACAGGCGGCCGAGGAGATGAAGCGGGCCGATCAACAAACCTGTCCCTGCTGCGGGATCAGTTTCTACAAGTTCCGGAGTCAGGGACGGCTGGGCTGTCCGTACGATTACAAGGCCTTCCGCGAACAGCTAGAGTTCCTTCTGGCTAATATTCATGGGGAGACGCGGCATAAAGGGAAGCGCTCATCCAAACCTCCCGAGCTTGCCGCGCGGCGCACGGAACTGATTCGCCTGCGGCGCGAGATGCGTGAGGCTGTGGAAGCCGAAGAATACGAGCGAGCATCTCAGATCCGCGACGAAATCCGTCGCATTGAGTCGGAGGCTGTTTAGAATCTCGAAAACATGTGTGGTGCTCAGCCGTTGGCTGAAGGAGGCGTTGACCGTAGGCCTACCGCAGTACCCGAGTTTGGCCGCTTTCAGTGTGAACCACAAGCGTGGGGGCGACGAGCACGGAAGGAAGCGGGGAGATTGGCTTGCTGGTGCGAAAAGTTAGTTTTGTGAAAGAATAGCAATCTATGATCTCAACACTCGATGACCTGATGCATGGTTGTGGAGAATGGCTCCGCGGTGAGGGGCCGGAAAACGATATTGTCATCTCTACGCGAATTCGACTGGCAAGAAACCTCGCAGATTTTCCATTTACGAGCATCGCCACTGAAGCGGATCGGCGTCAGATCCTGGATCGCGTGAAGGAAGTTGTCAACAACAGCCCTTTTCGCGAGCAAGTATTTTACGTGGACGTGGACGCACTGTCGGATTTGGATCGCCATTTTTTGGTGGAGCGACAGTTGATCAGCCGGGAACTGGCCGAGGGACAGGGACCGCGTGGAGTTTTTATCGATCGGGCAGAGCGCTTCAGCATCATGATCAACGAGGAGGATCATCTGCGGATCCAGGCTGTGCAAAGCGGTTTTCAACTTCAGGCCACTTGGGAGTTGATCAAGCAATGGGATGATTATCTCGACCAGCATCTCGTGTTTGCGTTCGACGAAGAATGGGGCTTCCTGACGGCATGTCCTACCAATGTGGGGACGGGCATGCGGGTCAGCGTGATGCTGCACCTTCCCGCCTCCGTGATCACCCGCCAGATGGACCAGACCCTGCGCAGCCTCGAGAAGTTAGAGTTGGTCGTGCGGGGACTCTATGGAGAAGGCTCCCAGGCGATGGGAGATTTTTACCAGGTCAGCAACCAAGTCACGCTGGGAAGGAGTGAGGAAGAACTCATCAATAAGATGGCCCAGGTCGTACCGGCCGTGGTTGCCGCAGAAAGAAAAGCCCGGGAGTTCCTCCTTGCCGAAGGGCACGAAAATCTCCATGACCGTGTGAGTCGTGCCTATGGAATTCTCAAGACTGCCCAAACAATTTCCGCCGAGGAAACGCTTCACCTGCTGTCGAGCGTCCGCATGGGAATCCATCTGGGACTCATTCAGGAGATTCCAATCCAACTTCTCAATGAACTTTTCCTGTTCACCCAACCAGCTCACTTACAGAAACTGGCGGGTAGCGAGCTCGACAGCGCCGACAGGAATATCGAACGGGCGCGATTTCTACGACGCAAGTTAGGCGAACTTTCGAAGAAAGTCTAAGCACGCCCGTCACGCCCTCCGGCGGGTTAGAATGCTCGCGTCATGGTGGTAAACGCTGCCGCTCAATGCGGGCGCTTGTAACGTCACCGCTATCGAGAGTGACCACTCTCGCGGATGTTTTCCAGGAGTTTGCTCAAGCGAGCTACGATGTTCGGATAGTGGTGGAAAAGGTTATTCTTTTCCCCGATATCTTCGCGGAGGTTGTACAGTTGGGCGGGGGGAGCACTCTCGGGCACCTTGTTTTCCGGCAATGACCAGCCTCCCGAACCTCGACAAAGGAGGAGCTTCCAATCACCCTCGCGTATCGCAAAGTGGCCATCAACGGAGTGCATGACCACGGGCGGGCGTTCCCAGGATGCCTCAGGATTTGTTAACAGATTGAGGAAGCTCACGCTATCTTCGCCGGCATTCTCCGGCAGGGATGTGCCCATTAACTCCGCGAAGGTGGCCAGGCAATCCGTCAAACAGATCGTTCTGGAACACTGACTTCCCGGTGGGACATGCCCTGGCCAGCGGACGATGAACGGCACGCGGTGCCCCCCTTCCCAGATGTCCGACTTTTGGCCCCGGAAGTGATAGTTCGTGGCATGATTGAATTTCTGGAAAAAGGGGCGGATCGTCATCGTGGACCCGTTGTCACTTGTTACGATGACGAGGGTATTCTGGCGCATCCCAAGATCATCGAGGGCATCGAGAACCTTGCCAACGCAGTCATCCACCTGCACGACGAAGTCCCCGTATTCCCCTGCCCTGCTCTTCCCATGATATTGGGAAAGCGGGAGGACGGGTGTGTGAGGTGCTGTGAGGGCGAAATACAGGAAAACTGGCTGGTCGGGAGACTCGCGGCGGCAACTCCGCAGCCAAGCTATGGCCTTTTCAGTCAGCGTTGGGAGCACCTCCTCGTGGGCGAAATCTTGGGCCTTTTTCCCGGGTCGCCAGTTGAAGGGAAAGTCCCTTCCCTTGGTGTCTTCGGTGGGCGGCTGGGTCACGTGATCATTCTCGATGTAGCAGTAGGGTGCCATATCCAGAGAGGCGGCGATGCCAAAAAAGTAGTCGAATCCCACTGTAAGAGGCCCTTCGGTGAGAGGTTTCGAATAGTCAACGCCGGGGTCATTCGTTGTGCCGTCAGAGTCCGTGACGGGTTGGCCGGTCGGAGATTGCCATCCCAGACCAAGATGCCATTTTCCGACGCACGCCGTTCGGTAACCGTGGGATCGAAGCAACGAAGCCAGAGTCATTCGGTTCGGTTCGATGAGGGGGCGGTCAAACCCAAGCAAGACCCCACGCTGAAGGCGGGTTCTCCAGGCATATCTCCCGGTGAGTAATCCATAACGTGTGGGAGTGCACACGGAGGATGGCGTATGGGCGTCGGTAAAGATCATGCCCTCCCGGGCTAATTGATCAATCCGGGGCGTGGCAATTTTTGATTCCGGGTTGAGACAGGAGAGGTCCCCATAGCCGAGGTCGTCCGCCAGGATCAGCACGATGTGAGGCGGGTTGGCCTTCCGTGATTCTTCGGCGTGGGTTTGTCCGCCCTGCGGCATCCAACCCCAGCAAAGTGCGAGTGCCAAACCCAAAGCGAGGTGCTTTCTTTTGTTGCAGCACCGAATCGTCGCCGATAATCCACGCATCATCGCCCTCGTGTTTCTGTAGCGCAGAATAATGGATTTCGAAAATGCTCGACTGCTGCCGGAGAAAGGACGCGTCCTATCCTACTCCGATACCACTTCGAATGGAAGAGCTGGCAAGCATCCGGCGAAGAATCGCTGAGTGCGTAGAGCAGTCGAACCAGCGGTGCGAGGCCTGTTTTCCACGAACATTCCCAATATCAAATTGCCCCGCGTGCCCGGTTTGATTTTCTCCTTGTCGGCTTGAAAAACGAGCACGTATCCCGATTGTCTGCGATCGACCTTCGCCAAAGTGATTCCCTCGGGAGCAGAAGTTAGCTGAAGTGTCGTATTTTCCGGGAACCAGGCACTGCCAAGGGGAAGTCGGAACTCCGCTTCCCCGCCTGCTGGTATTCGCACTGCTTCGCTGGCCCCGAAGGTCCACGGCACAGGATAGCGTGCACGGCCGCTCAGATTGAGGGCAAATCTCTCGGCAGGAACCAGGTGATGGTAATAAAAGGCCTGCATCATATCGTCGGCCGGCACGGCTTTTCGCACAATTTCCTGTCCGTTAGCCGTGGCTTTACCCGCCAGCTCGATTTCCACCAATCCCGAATCCGCGTTCCGTGGCACGGTTAACGTGACGACAACGTGGTCGGTGCCCGGTGGGATCCATCCTCCACTGAGACGAGTCCCTTCCGGACCTTTTGTGATCAAAAGCTCAATGCCCTGATCAAACCCGTCACGACGCACGGCATACACGTCCACCGGTACCACCGTTCCCGGAGAGGTATTGATAACTGAGGGAACCACACGGAGTTCAAAATCCGGCCGTGGTAGGCTGAGCCGAAGGCGATAGACGAACGCCTCACCGCCCTGATGCTGCATATCGGTGACCTCGACAAAGTAAGCACCATCACGGGGAAGTGTCACTTCCAAATAAGAGTCGGCGTGGTGTGTCAGGAGACCCACGCTCTTGTCTTCAAAATCATCGTTGACACCTACCACGTTGCCCTGCTCATCGAGGATGCGAAGAAGAGAATCAACTGGCGAAAAGACGCGGCGTCCAATCACCTCCGCGACCAATTTTTGGCCCTTGGTGCCGGTGAATCGGAATACATCCTGGTCACCGGGCCGATCTATCCGCGCATTAATCACCGTGCCGATAGAGATCTTTTCCGCAGATTCGGGAGTGTCATTGGGTTCATGCTCCATTGCTTCTGGCCACTCGGAGAGTGCGAATTGAACCGGGTGAGCCCAACGGGCCCAGGCGGGAAGCTCAAGTGACCGGATGCCCGGTTGGCCTTTAAGTCCCCGCAAGAAAATCTGTTTCTCGGGCAGGTTCCAGCCCATGAGCTGGAGCGTGGCATTCTCTCCGACTCGCCCACCAACGGGGAAGACGCCGGTTACGTAGGGAACTTCTCCTACCACGATGCGATAGACAAAGTCGTCCCGCCCTCGGTAGACGGCGTCCTTTATCTCGATGACATAATCGCCGTCAGACGGCACATCAAACGCCAGCACGGGATCGGGATGGAACCAGAAGTCGTCGACATAGGCCATTTCGCGTCCTGAAGAATCCAGAATTCGTAACGTAGCCTGAAACCACCCGGGAACCGCGTCTGCAAGGTAGGGAATCAGTTCCCGGGCGAGAACTGCCACCACCAGATGTTGCCCCTTTTTGGCATGGATGCGAAAGTAGTCCACATCTCCCGGTTGAATTTGACCATTAAGCACCACGGGGAATTCTTCATTAACGACGGTGGGCGATTCCTTGTCGTTTGGTTCACTTTCCAGAATTTCCTTCCACGAAGTGACGTGGAACCGCACGGGATCTGAAATGCCGTTCACCGTTTTTAAGCGGAGCATGTACCAACCGGGCTGGACGTTCGGGGACAGCGATACCTGCACTGTTGCGCGTTCCGCAATCTGCGGGTTGAACTGCCGCTTGGGGTCGGTCCGATACTTTCGGAATTCCTCCAGGGCCTTCAACATTTCCTCTGTGATGCCTTCTTCTGCCGCGAACTTGACGAGAAGCTGGCGATAAGCCACCACGTTGAAACCGGCACGCCGCTGTCGCAACTCGCGCCGAACCTTGTCCTGAATCTCCCGCAATTTTTGAGCGAGATCGTTGGCCTGTTTGTTTGTGAGCGGTTTGGTCAGTCTCACGAACGTCCCTTTGGGAAGTTCTGTGCCTGAGATTTCCGGCGACAGCGGTGCGATCAACACATCCGTCACGCCATCTAAATACTGGCCGCCTACAACGATTTGCACGCTGGTCCCCAATTGCGCGCCTGCGGGATAGGCATACCCAATGTGCGGCTCTCGTCGCGTTCTCATCTGCTGCGCCCAAGCCGTCGTGGACCAGAACAGACCCGCGATTACTGTAAGGACGCCGGTGATTCTATACGCTGTGGACACGGATTCTCGGCGGAATAACCGAAACAACCCGCGCGGTGTCGGTTTGAAATAAGCCTTCACGCACTTCATAAGGCTGACTCCCGCTGAGGGAAATAAAACATGCAAGCCTCAATCCGAACGCTGATCTTCTTGATCAGCGCCGTTGCTTAACGCCCCGAATGGAGGACCCAGACCTGGGGTTACATAATTTCTCTCAACAGGCCGCCTGATGTGGCCCCGTTTTCCGGCTCGGGGATCAGTCGGACCATGTATCCCTGCGGATGGCGGATGGTGGTCCCAGGATCAATTCCCAAAAGCTCATACATGCTGGCGATCAGGTCGGTTGGATGCACAGGTCGGTCTTTGACTTCGGAGCCCGTCCTGTCTGTTGCCCCCACCACATGGCCACCCTTGAACCCACCGCCCGCCACAAGAGCAGAGAACGCCGGGCCATAGTGGTGCCGACCGCCGTTCCACGGAGCTTCCCATGCGATCTTTGGAGTCCGGCCGAACTCTCCGCAGCACCAGACGATCGTCGAGTCAAGCAGGCCGCGATCGGCCAGGTCCTGAATCAGGGAGGCCAGTCCGCGATCGAATTCGGGCAGCTTACGCCGCATGACCACGAAGTTCTCTTTATGGGTGTCCCAGCCTTTGTAGTTGATTGTGATGTAACGGACACCGCGTTCCACCATCCGCCGAGCCACCAAACAGGATTGACCGAAGGTGGTCGTCCCATATTTCTCCCGCACTTCCTGCGGTTCCTCGCTCGGATCAAAGGCCTTACCGCTGGTGCCCAGAATCAGGTCGTAGGCCTGTTCCTCGGCCTGTTTGATTTCTTGAATTTGGGGATCATCCCCCATAACCTGGCGCAGAAGATCCAAGTTTTGCAAGAGTTCCCGGCGACTTTTTTGCCGGGCCACAGTCACTCCGGGTGTTACAATCCCTTCCACGGTGAACGGGGTTCGGGCTGGATCGCCGCCCGTGGCGAACGGTTTAAAGCGTGGGCCCAAAAATCCCGCCTCAGAGAACCGCCCTTGCGGTTCGGTCAGCACGATATACGGAGGAATCAAACCCTCGTATTCTGGTGGTTGTCCCTTGAAGTAGGCCACTACTGCCCCCACGGCGGGATAGACGATCCGGTCTCCCGGCATGCGTCCTGTTTGCACCAGGTAGGAAGCCGTTTCATGGGCGTTGACGCCGTGCGTCATGCTGCGGATGAGACTGTACTTATCCGCGATTTTTGCCAGTTCCGTGAGCAGTTCGTTGATCCGAATGCCACTGACGTTCGTTGCGATGGGGCTTGTGAATGGTCCGCAGTAATCGCTGCCCGCCTCGGGTTTTGGGTCGAACGTGTCCAAGTGTGGCGGACCGCCCCACATCCAAATTTGGATCACGGCTTTTGCCTTTGCAGGTTTGGTGGCCGGAAGAGTCGGATCAAAGGCCCAAGCATGACGGGGGAGAACTCCCGAGCGGCCGAGGTAGAGG
This is a stretch of genomic DNA from Thermogutta terrifontis. It encodes these proteins:
- a CDS encoding HU family DNA-binding protein is translated as MTKRDIVRQIAEELGLPQSQTREVVQRTFDAIIDILTTEHKIELRNFGVFKIKLRKSRRAMNPKKKTEIRVPEKFVVRFKPGKELRKRLEAMSKKLKSATKESVPRTPA
- a CDS encoding LptF/LptG family permease; the protein is MAVFTRYVTTELLKIFGAALTVLTLLLALGIGAREGISRGLPPILIVRMLPYLMPEILGITIPIAVLLSVSQVLGRMSGANEIVALRALGLSPIHAVRPTIVFAFFVSLFTVWMYDVAATWGRPGARRVVVESVEQIAYSMLRTRRSYTSPKFSIVVKDVQGKTLINPLITIQTQPDMPAIVLSAEEAELTTDRQAGGLIITCRKPEARIENSAVVRASDIYSQLIPFDKPIEPLHRDWLATWQIPEAVKTLEKDAHQLEMLIRHAEATDEQKRTWQYQLEQLKIQCRKLKTEPYRRWANGFSSLCFVLLGCPLAMYCRSENFLAIFFLSFLPIVIVYYPLLMLANGLTSSGAIPPPGFWLANLGIAIPGSVLLYLYCET
- a CDS encoding UvrB/UvrC motif-containing protein; translated protein: MKCQRCDRPATYHITELTGPTPVEVHLCEQHAHEYLSGGSKATVEMTQVAEQVAQHYAKHMAVGQAAEEMKRADQQTCPCCGISFYKFRSQGRLGCPYDYKAFREQLEFLLANIHGETRHKGKRSSKPPELAARRTELIRLRREMREAVEAEEYERASQIRDEIRRIESEAV
- the acpS gene encoding holo-ACP synthase, whose product is MRVLGVGTDITECLRIARMIERHGEVFLQRVYTPAEIAYCQSRRQSVQHFTGRWAAKEAVLKALGTGWVKGISWLDVEILNRPGGRPEVILRDGAKEVADKLGVKEVWISISHCRSHATAFAIAMGPDSKNDMNEP
- a CDS encoding dihydroorotate dehydrogenase; the encoded protein is MEPDLSIEIGGLRLKNPVMLASGTFGNAVDCYAFADLNRLGAIIPKTVTLSPRIGNIPPRTVETAAGLLNSIGLDNEGLEGFRTRLWGRLSSLKCPVIVSIAGKADGEFVELAQAIGELEGVKAIELNLSCPNVAGGIDFATDPARCAAVVAAVRRVYDGPILAKLTPNVTDVAAVARAAESAGASAITAVNTLLGMSVDWRRRRSRLGQVFGGLSGPAIKPVALRIVYQVAQAVSIPVVAAGGITTVDDAMEFFVVGASAIQVGTASFYRPTAAWEILDGLPGALMELGARSLREVVGSFGSPRISCEIQC
- a CDS encoding YkgJ family cysteine cluster protein — protein: MKKTSTQARRTSKPRTAPEPWYAAGLRFECTGCGYCCSGQPGYVYVTEEEIRVLADRLKMEVQEFEALFVRELPGGEKSLVERPNGDCVFLDLYSRRCLVYEVRPRQCRSFPFWPSQLRSERDWEKVCRTCPGCGRGRLYSREEIEQWASLIDI
- the trpS gene encoding tryptophan--tRNA ligase codes for the protein MIVVSGIQPTGRFHWGNYFGAIKQYVELQDQADASYYFIANLHALTTVRDPEVLRRNTIDAAIDLLALGINPDRATLFVQSDVPEVTQLCWLLMTCTPMGLLERCHAYKDKKAKGLPADAGLFTYPVLMAADILAYDADTVPVGEDQIQHIEVCRDIAGSFNHLYGEVFVMPRAKIMEKAARVPGTDGEKMSKSYNNTIGIFDDPKVVRKTIMRIVTDSRPIHEPKDPETDHLFQLYSLFVGEKEREAMAARYRAGGFGYGEVKQALADAAEKYFAEAREYRKELEAKPQFVREVLGDGAAMARKKAAEVLARAQAACGIKYA